The region CACTCTCCAGTGATCCCTTCGGCAACGGCTGGCTGATCAAGATGAAAGTCTCAGATCTGTCAGGTCTGGAACAACTCCTAGATCGAGCTTCCTACGAAAAACACTGCGAGTCCGAAGCTCACTAAGTCGGCAAGGCGAGGATCTTCCCGGCTGATCCGCACACTGCGAAGATCTGTCAAATTACTGTCATCGATGGACTATTCTCACGAGTGCCTATAATTCTTCGACCTCGTGATGAAACCAGTAAAATCTGTCGAATTTTCAAGCATTTTTAAGTTCGCTCTCTCGCTCTACTGAGAGGCGGTCATTTTTACCAGGGTAGGATTCCCACTCGTGAGCTATTTGTTCGCTACGGCTACCGAAGAGCAGGCGATGCTTTCTCGGATTGGTGTTGATTCGATTGATCAACTTTTGCAGCAGATTCCAAAACCGCTGCAGCTCGACAAACTGCTCGATCTCCCGCCTGCTCTCAGTGAAATGGAACTCGAGCAGCATCTCCGCCAGCTCGCTTCACAATCCAGCGGCGCAACCTCTCGCATGTGCTTCCAGGGTGGTGGTGCTTACGATCACTACATTCCCAGTGTGGTCGACGAAATCACTGGTCGCGGCGAGTATTACACTGCCTACACTCCTTACCAGGCAGAGGCTTCCCAAGGAACTCTGCAGGCGTTCTTCGAATATCAGACCATGATCTGCCAGCTCACAGGCATGCAGGTCTCGAACGCCTCTTTGTACGAAGGTGGAGGATCTGTCAGCGAAGCCACTCTCATGGCGATGCGTACGACGGGCCGCACAGGACGGGTGGTCATCGCTGGTGCGTTGCACCCCGAATATACACAGGTTCTGCGGACCTACGTCGGGCACACTTCCACCGAAGTGATTCACATTCCCGTCGGATCCGATGGCACGGTCGATTTGACAAAGCTCGCCGGAGCGATCGACGAGAACACGGCAGCTGTTATCGTTCAAAATCCGAACTTTCTGGGAAACATCGAAGATCTCGCTGCCATTGCTGACTTGACTCATGCCAAAGAGTCATTGATGGTTGTCTCGACGGATCCAATCAGTCTGGGCCTGCTCGCCAGACCCGGCGAACTGGGTGCAGATATCGTTGTTGCCGAAGGCCAGTCACTCGGGATTCCCTTACAATTCGGAGGCCCTTATCTCGGAATTCTTGCCTGCCGCAACGACTTCATCCGCCGCATGCCAGGCCGATTGATTGGGGAAACGATTGATCGCACCGGGGGGCGTTGCTTTGTTCTCAGCCTGCAAGCTCGTGAACAGCACATTCGCCGCGATAAAGCGACCAGTAACATCTGCACCAATCAGGGATTAATGGCCCTCCGGGCAACGATGTTTATGGCCCAGATGGGTCCTCAGGGTTTCAAAGAGACTGCCGAATTGTGCCTGCAAAAAGCTCATTACGCAGCCAGGCAAATTGCCGCTATCCCCGGCTACACAATTCTCTTCAGCGAAACACCCAAGTTCAAAGAGTTTGTCATTCAGGCTCCCCAAAGTGCACCGACGCTGATTGAAAAAGTTGCTAAAGCGGGTGTGGATATCGGCCCCGCACTCAGCCAGTTTGCACCGATTCCCGGTATGCCCGATACCGAAAATCTCTTGCTGGTTGCCGTCACGGAACAAAGAACAAAAGCTCAGATCGATCATCTGGTCAACCTCCTCAAGTAGGGCAGCAGAAGTAGGGCAGGCTCCCGCCTGCCATTGATCCAACCCGCCTGTTTTGCCGTGTAATTTTCACATCAGCAGGCTCTTCTACCGAACAATTTTGCAACGAAAAGCACAGCGAAAAAAAATTCCGCCAAAAGGTTTTTGGATGCGTAACACCCTCGCAACTCAATTGATTTTTGATCTCTCGAGCCCAGGCCGCAGAGCGGCTCGACTACCTCAGTGCGATGTTCCCAACCGAGCGGTTGAGGAACTCATTCCCGCAAAGTTTCTCGCCCAAAAACCACTTCCACTCCCGGAAGTCGCCGAGCCCGATATTGTTCGTCACTATGTCAATCTTTCTACCTTGAATATGTCGGTGGATACGCACTTCTACCCGCTGGGGAGTTGCACGATGAAATACAACCCCAAGCGTCATGAGCGTCTTTCCAAACTCGGCGGCATTGTAGACGTTCACCCTTATCAGCATGCAGACCGTATGCAGGGCCTGCTCGCGATTCTGTACGAAATGCAGAACATGCTGGGTGAAATCGCGGGGCTGCCTGCTGTTTCCCTCCAGCCCGCCGCTGGTGCTCAAGGTGAACTCACGGCCTTGATGGTGGCTGCCGCCTACTTCCGTGACAAAGGTGAAAACCGCCGCAAGGTGCTATTTCCCGCCAGTGCCCACGGAACGAATCCAGCCAGTGCTGCCATTGCAGGTTTTGACTGTGTCCAGTTGCCAGCCACTGCCAATGGCCTCATGGATGTCGAAGAACTGCGAAAGCATGCCGACAGCTCGACAGCCTGTCTCATGGTGACCAATCCGAATACGCTCGGCCTTTTCGAAAAACAGATCGCTGAAGTGGCCAAGATCATTCACGATGTGGGCGGTCTCGTTTACATCGATGGTGCCAACATGAATGCCATCATGGGCATCACCCGCCCCGGTGACTTCGGCGGCGACATGATGCATTACAATGTCCACAAAACATTCACAGGCCCACACGGAGCCGGTGGACCAGGGTCAGGCCCGATTGCTGTCCGCGATTTCCTGAAGCCTTACCTCCCGGCACCAATCATCGAAAAATCGACTGCCGAAAACGGCCAGACTGTCTATCAACTCGTCACGCCCGAGAAGACCATTGGTAAAGTCCGTACCTTCTTCGGAAATGTCGGCATCCTTATTCGAGGCTACTGCTACTTAAGAACTTTAGGCCCAGAAGGTGTTCGCAAAGCTGCCGAACACGCCATTCTCAATGCCAACTACCTCAAAGCCATCCTGAAGGACATTCTTCCTGCCGCTCATGGCGAATACTGCCTTCACGAGTTCGTCGCTTCCGCCTCCAAACTCTCCAAAGAAAAGCACATTTCGGCCATGGATATCGCCAAACGCCTGCTCGATTTTGGCTTCCATGCACCGACCGTCTATTTCCCGCTCGTCGTGCCTGAAGCTCTGATGATGGAACCGACTGAGACGGAATCCAAAGCCACACTCGATGCCTTCGCCGAAACTATTCGCAAGATCACCGAGGAATCCGCCGAGTTCCTGCACGATGCTCCACATTCGCTGCCAGTCAGCCGCCCCAACGACGTCCAGGCGGCCCGGCAGCCAGTCCTCTCCTGGAGTCCGAAAGTTGGAGTGTGATCCAAATAAGTTTTGATCTCTGAACTAAAAATTTCACCTGAGCCCTGCTCATGTCAACCCCTGTCATTTGATCCCAAGCGACGACGACATCTGCCGGGCTTCTTTTATTCCAGTGGGCAGGTCGAACGGATACCAGGCAAAGAGACTCAGAAATTCGCCCCGCTCAGTCCCCAGCCTGGGGTCACCCTATCAATGACAATGTCCCCCATGCGCCAACTCGAACACTGCCATATCATTCTCGAACCACAGCCACTTTCGGGGTTCGAGAATATGCGCCGGGATGCCTTACTCTTGAGCGGCGCAGCGACGAGCCAATGGCCAGAGCAGGCTGGTATTCTTCGATTCTACGCCTGGAATGAACCCACGCTCTCCATCGGCTACTTTCAGAAACTCGAAGCCATTGTTGCCACTCCCCGCTGGCAATCTCTGCCAGTGGTTCGAAGGCTTTCAGGTGGTGGTGCCATTCTCCATGACCGCGAATGGACTTACAGCCTGACAGTCCCCCATTGGCCACAACTCGTCGAAAAGCCGCACGAACTCTATGCCACAATTCATCAACCCATTGTTGATGTCCTGAACTCCATCGGCATTCCCGCACAGTTCCGTGGGGTCACCACTCACTTGCCAATGGAACCTGATCTCTGCTTTCTCCGCACGGACGAAAACGACCTCGTCATCGGGCATCAGAAAATCCTGGGAAGTGCCCAGCGCAGGCGAAAAGGCTCACTCTTACAACATGGCAGCCTGATTCTCAGCAGCTCGCCAGTGACTCCCGAAATCCACGGCGTCAGCGATATCTGTGGGACACAATTCAACGAGTCTCACCGTTTGGTACTCGCCACAAAAATCGCCAGCCACATCAGCCAGCAGGTTCACATTCACAACGACTGGCCCGCCGAACTGAGTTCTCTCCTGAATGAAGCCGAGACATCCGCCTGATCCCGCACGAGCCACAGCAACCACTCACACTGGAATTCTCACTTAGAAAAGCGATGGCACGCCAAACTCTTTCTCCATCAAGAAGACATCCACTGTGGTAATATCTCCAACTTCATGACCACCAGATTTTGAATAGCCAAAAACACAAGCTCATGTTCAAAAAAACAACGACAAACCATTGACCTTTGAACACATCGAGAAAGAATTCTAATTCAGTTCGAATTCAGAAACTTCATTGATTGACGCTCTCGCCGTTGACTGGTAGCGTGAAACAATCAAGGAATTGCTAACGGTAATTGTTTTTCATTTGTTACGTCTCGACTGCATATCGCAAAACGTATCTAAATATTTCGTCTTCATTCTCCCCTTGTCGTCAGCCATTGTTCATCGTCTCAGAGAATCCATCATCGGGGTAACCGTCTTTTGAATGATTCAAAAGATTCCTGCCCGGCAGATTTCATCCGGTAAGATCCTGGGAGCAGCCAACTCATGCTCAAAGCAGAGTTAAAAATCCTCGTTGGTAAGCATCAGGGAAAAGTCATTCCCCTGGCAGCGAGAAAGTTTCTCGTTGGCCGTGAACAGGATTGCCACTTGAGGCCCAATAGTGATCTTGTCAGTCGGCACCACTGTGTCTTCACCATCGACGATTATGCCGTCCGCCTGAGAGACTTAGGCAGTACTAACGGCACACAGGTCAATGGTGAGAACATTCGCGGAGAAGTGATTCTCAACGAAGGTGATCAGGTCACCATTGGCAAACTGGAACTGCAACTGCTCCTCAAAACGGAAGCCAGTATCGAGACACAATCCGCAGCGGAAGCTCGCCAAGGCACCGCAGCATTAGGCACTGCTGTCCATGAGGAAAATGCTGCCCGTGCGACTTTGGAACTGGCCAACTTCTCGATGGCCTTGCCTGTGGATACAGCAGCTCAAGACACCAGCTATGAAATGGTGGCTTACACTCCAGAGGTCACTCCTGTCGCCACTGGCGATACAGCCATTGTGGGGAGTCCTCCTCCGCCTTTAGCCCCTGCACCTCCTCCGGGCTACGCCAACGTCGGAGCACCTCCGCAAGGTTATCCCCCCCAGCCATACCCGGCTGGCATGCCCCAGTACCAGAATCCTCAATACCCCGGCATGACCAATCCTGGCATGGGTTACCCAAATGCAGGCTATCCTGCCGCCAGCTATCCACCGGCTGGCTACCCACAGGGAATGTATCCCGCCGGCTATCCCATGCCGGGCTACCCTCAGCAGGCCTATCCGGGGGGGCCAGTTTATCCAGGACAATCTCCCGCATATCCACAAACGGCGCCCATGCCCGGCTATGCCCCTCAACCGGTGGAAACACCTCAGGCACAGGGGCCTTCAGCCGGTGTCGTCCCGCCACCGATCAGGCTCCCCAATCCTGAAGAGACCGGCGCTGTCGAAGTCGC is a window of Planctopirus limnophila DSM 3776 DNA encoding:
- a CDS encoding FHA domain-containing protein → MLKAELKILVGKHQGKVIPLAARKFLVGREQDCHLRPNSDLVSRHHCVFTIDDYAVRLRDLGSTNGTQVNGENIRGEVILNEGDQVTIGKLELQLLLKTEASIETQSAAEARQGTAALGTAVHEENAARATLELANFSMALPVDTAAQDTSYEMVAYTPEVTPVATGDTAIVGSPPPPLAPAPPPGYANVGAPPQGYPPQPYPAGMPQYQNPQYPGMTNPGMGYPNAGYPAASYPPAGYPQGMYPAGYPMPGYPQQAYPGGPVYPGQSPAYPQTAPMPGYAPQPVETPQAQGPSAGVVPPPIRLPNPEETGAVEVAPPPAAGGPSPSKTEKPSDKAGDIIKQYLNRRGGR
- the gcvPA gene encoding aminomethyl-transferring glycine dehydrogenase subunit GcvPA — its product is MSYLFATATEEQAMLSRIGVDSIDQLLQQIPKPLQLDKLLDLPPALSEMELEQHLRQLASQSSGATSRMCFQGGGAYDHYIPSVVDEITGRGEYYTAYTPYQAEASQGTLQAFFEYQTMICQLTGMQVSNASLYEGGGSVSEATLMAMRTTGRTGRVVIAGALHPEYTQVLRTYVGHTSTEVIHIPVGSDGTVDLTKLAGAIDENTAAVIVQNPNFLGNIEDLAAIADLTHAKESLMVVSTDPISLGLLARPGELGADIVVAEGQSLGIPLQFGGPYLGILACRNDFIRRMPGRLIGETIDRTGGRCFVLSLQAREQHIRRDKATSNICTNQGLMALRATMFMAQMGPQGFKETAELCLQKAHYAARQIAAIPGYTILFSETPKFKEFVIQAPQSAPTLIEKVAKAGVDIGPALSQFAPIPGMPDTENLLLVAVTEQRTKAQIDHLVNLLK
- the gcvPB gene encoding aminomethyl-transferring glycine dehydrogenase subunit GcvPB — encoded protein: MRNTLATQLIFDLSSPGRRAARLPQCDVPNRAVEELIPAKFLAQKPLPLPEVAEPDIVRHYVNLSTLNMSVDTHFYPLGSCTMKYNPKRHERLSKLGGIVDVHPYQHADRMQGLLAILYEMQNMLGEIAGLPAVSLQPAAGAQGELTALMVAAAYFRDKGENRRKVLFPASAHGTNPASAAIAGFDCVQLPATANGLMDVEELRKHADSSTACLMVTNPNTLGLFEKQIAEVAKIIHDVGGLVYIDGANMNAIMGITRPGDFGGDMMHYNVHKTFTGPHGAGGPGSGPIAVRDFLKPYLPAPIIEKSTAENGQTVYQLVTPEKTIGKVRTFFGNVGILIRGYCYLRTLGPEGVRKAAEHAILNANYLKAILKDILPAAHGEYCLHEFVASASKLSKEKHISAMDIAKRLLDFGFHAPTVYFPLVVPEALMMEPTETESKATLDAFAETIRKITEESAEFLHDAPHSLPVSRPNDVQAARQPVLSWSPKVGV
- a CDS encoding lipoate--protein ligase family protein encodes the protein MRQLEHCHIILEPQPLSGFENMRRDALLLSGAATSQWPEQAGILRFYAWNEPTLSIGYFQKLEAIVATPRWQSLPVVRRLSGGGAILHDREWTYSLTVPHWPQLVEKPHELYATIHQPIVDVLNSIGIPAQFRGVTTHLPMEPDLCFLRTDENDLVIGHQKILGSAQRRRKGSLLQHGSLILSSSPVTPEIHGVSDICGTQFNESHRLVLATKIASHISQQVHIHNDWPAELSSLLNEAETSA